A window from Callithrix jacchus isolate 240 chromosome 17, calJac240_pri, whole genome shotgun sequence encodes these proteins:
- the MRAS gene encoding ras-related protein M-Ras isoform X1 translates to MREQYMRTGDGFLIVYSVTDKASFEHVDRFHQLILRVKDRESFPMILVANKVDLMHLRKITREQGKEMATKHNIPYIETSAKDPPLNVDKAFHDLVRVIRQQIPEKSQKKKKKTKWRGDRATGTHKLQCVIL, encoded by the exons ATGCGGGAGCAGTACATGCGCACAGGGGATGGCTTCCTCATCGTCTACTCTGTCACCGACAAGGCCAGCTTCGAGCACGTGGACCGCTTCCACCAGCTCATCCTGCGCGTCAAAGACAG GGAGTCATTCCCGATGATCCTCGTGGCCAACAAGGTTGATTTGATGCACTTAAGGAAAATCACCAgggagcaaggaaaagaaatggcgACCAAACACAAT ATTCCGTACATAGAAACCAGTGCCAAGGACCCACCTCTCAATGTCGACAAAGCCTTCCATGACCTCGTTAGAGTAATTAG GCAACAGATTCCAGAAAAAagccagaagaagaagaagaaaaccaaatggcGGGGAGACCGGGCTACAGGCACCCACAAACTGCAATGTGTGATCTTGTGA